Below is a genomic region from Bradyrhizobium sp. 1(2017).
CATCGCCCTGGCGCTGCCGGAGACGCGCCGCAGCCGCGCGGCCGGCAGCGGCTTTCGCGGCGATGTCGGCGTCCTGATCCGCAACCGCGCCTTCGTCGGTTACGTGATGTGCCAGGTGCTGGCCTCGCAAATCATCTTCACCTTCGCCGGCGGCGGTCCCTACATCGTGGTGACGCAGATGGGCCGGAGCAGCGCCGAATATGGCGCGTGGTTCGCGACCACGGGTTTCGCCTATCTCGTCGGCAATCTGCTCTGCGTGCGCTTTGCGCCCAGGCACTCGCTGGAGAAGCTGATCTGGATCGGCCTCGGCCTCCAGCTCGCCGGCAGCCTGCTCAACCTGCTCTGGAGCTTCACCGGCTGGAACGAGGCGCCGGCCTGGCTGTTCGGTACGCAGATGATCGTGATGGCCGGCAATGCCTTCGTGATGGCGAATTCCGCCGCCGGCGCCATCAGCATCCGCCCCGAAGCAGCCGGCACCGCCTCGGGCGCGATGGGCTTCCTCCAGCAGGGCATCGGCGCGCTGATGTCGCAATTCGGCGCCTATCTCGGCGGCCATTCCGCCACCACGCTGCCGCTCACCTCCGCGGTGCTCGCCATCTCGCTGCTCTGCGCCTGCACGATGATCTTCGTCGTGCCGCGGCGCGAGGTCGTGGTGAGCGAGGCGCTGATCGGGCAGGCGGAGGAGGAAGAGAGCGGGATGATGTGAGGTTTTTCTCGGTCATTCCGGGGCGCCTCGAGAGGCGAACCCGGAACCTCGAGATTCTCAGGTGCGCAAGTGCGCACCATAGTTCGATGCTTCGCATCGCCCCGGAAATGACGGAATCAAAGTCACTCACCGATCAGCTTCAGCCACTCGTCCTCGGTCAGCACCTTGACGCCATGCTTGTTGGCCTCGGCGAGCTTCGAGCCGGCGCCCGGGCCGGCCACCACGAGGTCGGTCTTCTTCGACACCGAGCCTGACACCTTGGCTCCCAATCGCTCCGCGGTCGCCTTGGCCTCGTCACGCGTCATCTTCTCCAGCGAGCCGGTGAACACCACCGTCTTGCCGGCCACGGGCGAGTTGCTCTTCGGCTTCTCGGCGTCGACGATCTCGACCTCCTTGGTCAGCCGCTCGACGATGCCGCGATTGTGGCTCTCGCCGAAATAATCGGCGATGCTCTTGATCACGGTGTCGCCGATCTGGTCGAGCGCGTCCATGTCCGCCATCGCCTCCTCGTCGCCGTGAGCGACCTTCAGGCAGGCGTCGTGGAAGGCATCCCAGGAGCCGTAGCCCCGCGCCAGCGCCAGCGCCGTGGTCTCGCCGACATGGCGCATGCCGAGCGCATAGACGAAGCGCTCCAGCGCGATCTTGCGTCGGCTCTCGATCGCACCGAACAGGTTGCGTACCGAGGTCGCGCCGTAGCCCTCGATCTCCTCGAGCTTGAGCTTGGAATTGCGCTTCTCCAGCGTGAAGATGTCGGCGGGCTCCCGCACCCATTCCTCATCGAAGAAATACTGCAGCTGCTTCTCCCCTAAGCCGTCGATGTCGAAGGCGCGGCGCGACACGAACAGCTTGAGGTGCTCGATCTTCTGATAGGGACAGGCGAACTCGCCGGTGCAGCGCGCGCGCGAGCCCTCCTCGCCCGCCGCCGTCTCCTCGCGCGTGACGTCGGTGTGCAGCGGACACGGGCACTTCTTCGGGAAGTGGAATTCCTTTGCCGTCTTCGGCCGCTTGTCGAGGACGACGTCGACCACCTGCGGGATCACGTCGCCGGCGCGCTGGATCACGACGGTGTCGCCGATCCTGATGTCGCGGCCCTCGCGCAGCACCTCGCCCTTGTTGCC
It encodes:
- a CDS encoding multidrug effflux MFS transporter, yielding MHGMISKPPGAATNIATSRLVLLLLVVMTGIAPISLYMLVPALPVLATDFGSDISIAQMTVSLYMVGIALSQLIMGPLSDRFGRRPVLLGGLALMVAASIACIFAQTLPQLIAARFFQALGGAAGMVVSRAIIRDIYERDRVASMISLVVAALMIGQMVSPLTGGLIETAFGWRAIFYAITIAAIIVAVGIALALPETRRSRAAGSGFRGDVGVLIRNRAFVGYVMCQVLASQIIFTFAGGGPYIVVTQMGRSSAEYGAWFATTGFAYLVGNLLCVRFAPRHSLEKLIWIGLGLQLAGSLLNLLWSFTGWNEAPAWLFGTQMIVMAGNAFVMANSAAGAISIRPEAAGTASGAMGFLQQGIGALMSQFGAYLGGHSATTLPLTSAVLAISLLCACTMIFVVPRREVVVSEALIGQAEEEESGMM